A stretch of Bacillota bacterium DNA encodes these proteins:
- a CDS encoding ferrous iron transporter B gives MQGAVKSRGDQFRDEIVSTIYQQAESIAAEVVSQSKEEGPSWDDRIDDILTSRTFGYPLMLALLGGIFWLTITGANYPSQLLSDFLFAIEARLSLVFRALSAPEWLQGLLLSGTYRGLAWVVSVMLPPMAIFFPLFTLLEDLGYLPRVAFNLDGFFKRAGTHGKQALTMAMGFGCNAAGVVAARIIDSPRERMIAIITNNFVPCNGRFPLLISLSAIFLGGQVVGAYGNALASLVVVALVLVGITVTLLVSWALSKTLLRGVPSSFSLELPPYRPPQIGRVLVRSIFDRTLFVLRRAIMVAAPAGAITWILANSYVGELSVLAHAARWLEPFGRALGLDGYIILAFLLGLPANEIVIPILIMSYLGAGAMLELDSIEAMRQLFLANGWTWLTALNTMLFSLLHFPCGTTLLVIGRETGHIKWPALTFAITTGIASTVCFVIAQAAGFLGLV, from the coding sequence ATGCAAGGTGCCGTCAAGAGCAGAGGTGACCAGTTCCGAGACGAAATTGTCTCCACTATCTATCAGCAGGCGGAGAGCATTGCCGCCGAGGTAGTCAGCCAATCGAAGGAGGAGGGCCCCAGCTGGGATGATCGGATCGACGACATCCTCACTTCCCGCACCTTTGGCTATCCCTTGATGTTAGCATTGCTTGGTGGGATCTTCTGGCTGACCATCACCGGAGCCAACTATCCCTCCCAGCTGCTGTCGGACTTCCTCTTTGCCATTGAAGCAAGACTAAGCCTAGTCTTTCGAGCTCTGTCCGCGCCGGAATGGCTCCAGGGGCTGCTTCTTTCCGGCACCTATCGGGGTTTGGCCTGGGTGGTGTCGGTTATGCTTCCTCCCATGGCCATTTTCTTTCCTCTTTTTACCTTACTGGAGGACTTGGGGTATCTGCCTCGGGTAGCCTTTAATCTCGATGGTTTCTTCAAGCGAGCGGGAACCCACGGGAAACAGGCCTTGACCATGGCCATGGGGTTTGGCTGCAATGCCGCGGGCGTGGTTGCCGCGAGAATCATCGACTCTCCGAGGGAGCGAATGATTGCCATCATTACCAACAACTTCGTTCCCTGTAACGGCCGATTTCCCCTACTGATTTCCCTTTCAGCCATCTTTTTGGGCGGTCAAGTGGTTGGGGCCTACGGCAATGCCCTGGCCTCTTTGGTGGTAGTGGCTCTGGTCCTGGTGGGAATTACCGTGACCCTGCTGGTTTCCTGGGCACTGTCCAAAACTCTGCTGCGGGGGGTACCGTCCTCCTTTTCCCTGGAACTGCCACCCTATCGACCGCCGCAGATTGGCCGGGTGCTGGTTCGCTCCATCTTTGATCGCACGTTGTTTGTCCTTAGGCGGGCGATCATGGTCGCGGCACCCGCGGGGGCCATCACCTGGATTCTGGCCAACTCCTATGTGGGAGAGCTGAGCGTCCTGGCCCATGCAGCCCGTTGGCTGGAGCCCTTCGGCCGTGCCCTGGGCCTTGATGGTTACATCATTCTGGCCTTCCTGTTGGGGTTGCCGGCCAATGAGATCGTCATCCCCATCCTGATTATGAGTTATCTGGGAGCGGGGGCAATGTTGGAACTAGACAGTATTGAAGCGATGCGACAGCTATTCTTGGCCAACGGGTGGACCTGGCTCACCGCGCTGAACACCATGTTGTTTTCCCTGCTCCACTTTCCCTGCGGCACAACGCTGCTGGTTATCGGCAGGGAAACGGGTCACATCAAGTGGCCGGCACTCACCTTTGCCATCACAACGGGCATTGCTAGTACAGTCTGTTTTGTCATCGCCCAGGCAGCTGGATTCCTTGGTCTTGTTTAA